Sequence from the Castanea sativa cultivar Marrone di Chiusa Pesio chromosome 12, ASM4071231v1 genome:
ccccattaatgcggccagggtggtaggtgcagggtctttaatgtggaggtagcagcctttatctttgacatttctccaacatcggtgcttctagggcattcaagggttcaccccttttaaccactggccttaaccgtgtcattccctaatctttaccatgaaatccTGAATTCTccggtgtccatccgagggtaaattcaccctcggctggatcctcggatcctcggcgtatgggccgaccaatagtactaacaaattctaaacccaggagcaggtcagccttccttagcacggcccaaaaggcccacattcccaccaggatctttttaccccccacagttgCCATCACTGAAAGTTGAAAAGATGACACCGATGATGGGTACCTGTAGTTATAGAATAATTCTAAGGATGAAATATTTGATAATCTAGATGAAATTATGTGACTCCTAATCGATAATCATGTCAGCAACATAGAATCATACTGGGCTAGAGTTACGATGATACTAGTGAACTTGGTTTCCAAACGGAGAACAATTATACCCACTGAAGTCACGACACTAAAGTCACAACTCTTCAATCTTTAATGAGATTATTATCAGTTTTtaggaatttttcttttttttcttcttcttttttttttgggtggacaGAATAAGTATAGTTCCTATTCACTTCATCGTCAATGTTAGCTTAGTATGCTTATCTACCTACTTTAGAATTTCTATATTCCCATGTATTATTCGGCAGTGTAATACCTAGTTACTCTGCATCAATGGTAAAAATATTTACAGAATTTCCAtgttcatgtttgttttatATGAATTCTTCAATGTCAATCTTCTGATCTCCCCCAAATTTGGCCGGAGCTCGCAAGACCTACACAATCTGAGCAAAAACGTGGTAAAGATAGGGGGATTTTGGCAAGATCGCAAGAAATTTGAGCAAAGGATCTGTCGAATTGGATTATATAAGGTTTTAAAGGGGAGACATGCCAGTCAACCTGTTACCTTTGGGTCCTAATGAGATAAAACCTCTCTCACAACATGTGTGAGTCCTGCTTGTGAGAGTGAAATATCATACAACCCATCTCATAAGACAATTTGGAATACTTTCCCAACCTCTCTAGTGGACCCAAAATTCCTATTTCTAAGCATAAACGGTCCAAATTCAAGAGAACCATTTTGTGAACGAAAACAGAGCCAAGTGTGACCATAGAAGACCCATGACCCACCCAAATGACAAAACAAATCAGAACAAAGGCATAAGAAAACAGAATAATATCTAATCTGATCCCCAAACTAAACAAAAGCCCACCTCTTATTAGTATTTCCCCAAAACCCTAATCTGTGgtcctctccctctctctctctctctctctctctctctgtaatGGAGATGATTTTCATATCTGACAAAAACCCATCTCCGCAACCAAGAAGCAATCACAGAAACCATCATTGACAtgtcaccaccaccaccgcctcAACCACCAATAACAAAcacccacaccaccaccaccaccaccgccctCCCTGACCTCTTCCTCAAAGCTCTCTCCATTTGCTTCCTcttctcctcctcttcttcttcttcttgttcttcatcaAAACCCCACCTTTTCAAACTCCCATTTCTCACTTTCCCATCAAACCCACGTCGCTTTCTTCAAATCTCAACCATGTCCCTCCCATCCCAAACCCCAAAAACCAACCTCCACACCTTCACCAACCCACAGTCTCTCTCCGAGTGGCTCAAACCCAGATTGCCCTCCGACTCTTTCGCCTCCTGGGGCGTCAAACCAGGCACCAAGAACGTCCACAACCTCTGGCTCGAGCTCGCCGAAGGCGAAACCTCTCTCGCCGATTCCACCCCACCAATTCGCACTGTTCAAGTCCTCACAGTCAGAATTATCGACGAAAACAACCGGGTCCTCATCGAAACCCACCAGGAGCTATCCGACGGCAGTTTGAGAAACCGGCATCGACCCTTGTCGGAGAAGATGAAGCCGAACGAGGAACCCGAATCGGCGGTTCATCGGGCGGTGAGAGAAGAGCTCGGCTCGATACTAAAAGGGTCAGTCAGTGAAAGCACTGTGAGGATTGTACCTGGGTCATATCGGAACAGAGTGGAGGAGAGGAATTCGGCATCGTATCCGGGTCTGCCGGCGTGTTACGTGTTGCATTCGATGGACGCCTTGGTGGAAGGCTTGCCGGACGGTGAGTTTTGCACGGAGGAGCTCGGGGAGGAGTATGGCGATCTCGACGAGACGAAGGCGGTGGCAGACGAGGCTGTCTCGGTCAAGAAGCATTTTTGGAAATGGGTTTCTGCTGATTCGATCGAATCTTAATATACGGTTGGTTTTCTTGAATTGAATTTGCTGAGGTTTATAGCATggcaaaaaaattttgatagtttGGTTTGGTATATGATATGATGCGATAATGATTCTTGTTGTTGATCATGATACGAGAATTTgtgttaataaaattaataatggtGTTGTATATGAAGGATTAGTAATACATTTTGTAACATTGGAAAGTGCAAGATTCAATTTTGAGGTTAATGTAAATATATAGCATTTGCACAAAATATAGCCCTTCGTTTTTTCGATGGATAGTTGTAAATCTTATTGCTTTGATGTTTAACTCTATGTTTTCGTTCGAGTTTAATCCCAAACTGATGCACAAGCTTACTAGAACTAACGCAGCTAAGGACTATGATGATTAGGTGGGTTTTCTTGTTTGCTAGGGATAAGATTATGAAATAGGTAAATTTTTGGGGAGAAGTTTTATGGTGGTGATAGTTGGCTAGAAATGTTGGCAATTACCATTAGCTGGAGAGAGGGTGTGATTGTGAATTTAGAAGTTGTGACTAATTAGTCTTGGCTGGACTAATTTCTCATATGAATTTATTGCTAAGATGTTGGCCTCTAGAATAAGATCAATTTTAGATCAGCTGAGTGCTCCAAACCAGGCTGTTTTTCATGCCTGAAAGATGGATAGTTGAAAATTCCATAGTGATCCAAGAAATAGcccacaattttaaaatgatgaaaaaaggAAGGGTTTTGATTGGGTTTCAAATTGGATATGCAAAGAGCCTACGATAGGATTGAGTGAGATTTCTTCTGGACGTGTTGTATAAGTTAGCAGTTTGAAGATAAAGAGAGATCTCTAGATCTCTTaaaatctcttctttttggtACTCTGTTTCAGTGGTCTAGAGTTTGGGGTTACTTGCAATGTATTTCCATTCatgcttttcttctttctattaGATTTACTACTTGAGTTCTATGTATTTGTTTCAAGTTCAGAGTTTTCACCATTGTGAACACACTGtacttttttatcaataaattttttattacctatcaaaaaaaagtgttgtataAGTTTGGCATCTGTGATAAGATTTCAAGACTGATTCTCCAATGTATCACGACTATGTCATATTCTCTGTTGTCAAATCGAAGTTGGTGTGGAATATTTCAACCGTCTAGAGTACTCTAGTAGGGAGACTCTGTCTCTcccaattttttaatattataatatattatgaaGTTCTATCTGGGCTATTGAGAAGAGGGATGGGTGACTTGAAGGATTCCAGGCATTAATCGCCTAATGTTTGTAGATAATTTAATTCCTTTTATAATACAAAGATGAAGGAAATAGATTGTATGTTGGAATGTGTTCAGAGATATTGCCTATGGTCTAAACAATCAGTGAATCAAGCTAATTAGTTTTGTTTGCCTCCAGAAATATCAGTAGATCAGTCATTAACAGCTTCTGTAGTAAGTGGGGTTTACAAGAACATTTCCTTGGAATCAAGGCATCTAGGTAGCTCACTATTTCTCACCAGAAAGAAGTCTACTGACTTTAATTTTCCTAAAGAAAGACTTGAATCAAGATACTCTATAAAAATAGTTTATCATGGGCTGGTAAGTATACTCTATAAAATCTTTGGCTCAAGCTCTTTATACAATGTctactttaaaatttttgaattgaGTTTGAAATGGAATGGATAAATTGGGGAAGAGGTTTTGGTGGCAATCACCTAGGATTAAGCAGAGCTATATGGCTCTGAAAGCTTGGAGTGAGTTGACCTTTGAAAGTCAAATTAGCTTCAAGACTGATGTTTGATGATGACAGAAGTGACCTGTGGAATAAAGTTGGAACATGAAATTTCATGTGTTTCTTAAATGTACAGTACCATTGCAAGAATTGATCTGGTTTGGCGTTAGATGGGGTCTAAACTTGCAGCAATTTCAGGTGGAATCAAGTCTTAAACCGAGTAGATTGGTAGGGGGTTCTCCTACTGATCTAATTAGAGGCCCTATTTCAATTGATTAGTTCACTATAATGGCAGTTGTGATTTTTATATTCTTCGGAAAGCTTGGACAGTATTTGGCAATGAACATAGAGATCTACGTATCTTGCCAAGAAGAGTCCAAATGGATTATTCTGAATATTCAAAGCAAACTGAGAAGACAATGCCCACTAGTGCAAATAGGTTAAGTTGAACTTGGATGCGGCTAGAAACAAAAGGGAAACTTGTTTGGCAATTATGGCAAGAAATTCTAGAGGCAAGAAGGATCTCTCACATCTTCTAGTATAGCAAGAAATGCTTGTCTAGTTGGGACTTGTGAGATGGGCAATGACGATACTTTGGATAATAAATTCTCGCCATTCACAATAGAAATTCTCTCACACCTGCCCATATATTGTTAGCCACACGTCTCTGTCCAATCTTTGTTGAACATTTGCACCATGTATATGGATAACCTCAAATCCCAAATCAGCTAGATGATAGCAGTTTAAGGCATTTTTTTTTCGAAGGCTTCCTTCTACCATACCTGGTCTGTGTTAAAAttgactcagcaattttaaacaggtGAAAATGTTTTAGTACAGTGGTGGATAAGTGACAAGGTCCACTATAAGGACTGTATAATTTCTCCAGAGTTAGCATCCTATTTTCTCATCTACACAATCTCTCATTGAAATCagaaatcccaaaaaaaaaaaaaaaatccctataaCAAGCCATGGTAGAGGTTCATACCTGGAAAGATGTTAGAGGCTAGAGCAATGGCCAAGACTACTCCCTTCTTGCCTTTTCTGAGTGCTCATAAAGCTCCATTAGGATCTAATGGCTATCCTCCAACCATTTCTTGCACCATAGCATCAATGCGGTGCCTTGAATAGGTTTGGGTTGGTATTTGAATATATATGTTTCCACTGTAAAGCTAAATCATCATGCTCTACCCGTCCTCTCAGCTCAGAATGCAATTGATCAGTCTAGCTTTGCTTCTAAACCTTTCCACAACATAATTGTTCAATTTTGTCTCAAATCAGGAAATAGACAATGGGAGCTTGTCCCTCCAATAAATCTTGAATGGCATCTACTGTCCATGGTGGTTCTCAAGCCCTCAGCAATTCCAATTTAAGATTTTCAATGCATCAGGCCTGGTAACAAGCTTTGTTAACTCGGCCTAAATAATGCCCAAATGGCCCGTAATGTCCACAGATTTTTGTTGTCTttgcaacccaaaaaaaaatatggcttTGTAAACTCGGCCTAAATAGTGCTTTCTGTTGCCTTGTAACCCTTGCAGATTCTTTGgtgtcaagtttttttttttttttttgcccattCATTAGTAAACCAtcttaagaaatattttatagaaaaatgaacaagttattaacttttttcaatattttttcaaattctcataaaaatatttttaaaattgatacttaatgtatgcccttaacATTAACCTGacctttttgttttcctttccaATCAATccaacttttagttttttttatatatatataataaaacagGAAAATAATCTTTTATTATCTTTCCCTCTTCATCCAAACACACccagaaaaatattttctttttcatttccttattttttttctattcttctttATTTCATTCTCTCAAACCAAACATAGCTTTATGACTATattgtttggattgagaggggTGAAGGAAGAATAGAGGGAGTATAATAGAGTTGGTCGGAAATATGAAACATGGTTTCAAATCCTCTAAAGTTATTAGAGTACTCTACTAATAGGTTTTTTTAAATCCTAAccattcttttatgatttaaaagTCTAGATTCTATGTTGTCAGCATTACACTAATaatactattaaaataataaaatgatgttgtaaacaaaacataaaagaggatttttttttttccatttaacttTATAATTAGAAGAATTTTGTTAGTTGACAAGTTGCAAAAGAGAGTGGAAAACCTAcatctcgagtttttaaaactcaagttcAATAGCAAATCGAGTTCCAGAGTTTTGAGACAGCTGACGTGGATAAAAATTCCATGTGGAATCCatgtggaaatcgagtcttaaagactcgagttccagTGCGTACTAACTTTGCTATGAACTTTAAGTCAAGAGACCGtgcaagaagaggaagagatcCACGGAGaagaataaaagaagaagaagaagaagacctaaACAAAACTATTTGtaacctctcaaatctcattCAATTTCATCTCTCTTCCATagctttttctttcaaatcatTCACATCTTTCTAAGTTGTGCGTAATTTGTTTAGATCATTTGCTCGGTGATGGAGATCGTGAACTATATCGTAGATCGAAGATTGGGATGTGCTTAATGGAGATTGGGTTTGTGTGAGCCGTAGGTCTTCTTCTTTGATGtggattttcttcttctttctttctttctttctttcttctaggtttccttctttcttctaggttctttcttctttttctgggttttctttttctaggatttgtACTTCTTTCTTCTgggttctttcttctttttctgggtttgtaatTATTTCTTCTGTGTTTTTTGAAATCGAGTATAAAAGACTCTAGATCTATGTGGCATAAACGTGTCTAACTCAGCAAGTAAGAAGTGAGTCTTTAAGCCTCAAGTTTtatatgaaactcgagtttctaaaactcgagatgttagtttgcaAATATCTTTCAAATCTGTCTTAACTTACTGTATTTTATCCCCTCACTATGCTAGTCTCCAAATATTCCCCATAAAAGAGTATTGTTAGTAAATTGCTGACATTGCAGAATCTAGACTATTAAAtcataatataattattataatttaaagaaATCTATTTGGTCAATACTCTAAGAATTCTAGAGTATCTGAATCCGTTCTAGTGCCTACGACATTAGTTTTTCGCATAAATCTGGCCTTTACCTTATTATTCTCTTTTGATTGGATTGGTGCCTTACACTTATTCTTATTCCTGGATAAGCCATATCAGCATCAACAAGCAAATGTTGGGTCATGCGTCAATAGAACAAAGTCAcaccattgggaaaagcaaaagagaaaaaccctaTCAGTACATTCAAGATGTGGACATTTGTGTGAAGTTGATCACTAGTCATATATAGAATATGAACAGAGGCGATTTTTTACTTAGAGAGGCCAAGTTAtagtatttttataaacttatcAATATTATCATATCCATAAATTGTGTGGTTCACCATAGTCTTAcaaaatatccaaaaaaaaataaaatattttgtattaaaattatGTCTAACTTGAGTCTTTCattgaataaaatcaatttattatcatcaaattataaattctGAATTTGAGGGGACTTGTCTTTTTGCTATGTATGTTAtggagaaaatttaaaattttgggggccGTCATGGTTGTATTAATTCTACGATGTAAATAATTACATCAATAGGTCTTTAAAACAAtagaaatttgaattaaattaacTTCCTTAAAATCATGAACTTcgcttctactttttttttttgttgaggaacAACTTCGCTTCTTCTTTATTTGCTTGAAACTTTTATTGTGATTGAGTAAATTCCTTGGTCTACGGCTAAAATCTTATTACGATATTACAATAAAGCTAGTGTTTTACCCTATTCTCTTCATGCATGGTCAAATTCAAGCTTAAATTTGAGTGGACGTTTAGGTATATTGGTGAATCACCTGCTGCATATGGGATATCACAATCAACCATTCAAGCTTGACTTTATACTATTTTTGATCCTCTGTAGATTGGTCAATTGTTTCTATtcactcagagagagagagagagagagagagagagagagagagaggaacgaAAAAGTgtcttttttaaaaagccacTATTAGCTTTATCAAAGGGTGCGTATATACGGCGCCTGATGATGATCCATTACCTATTGGTTATTGGATAAAGTACTTTAAAACAATTATCAGATCAGAagttttaaaacaatttttggtCATtggtgataaatttttttaattttttataggaTGATTTGTGGattttcctgggttaaataagaaaatattaatggATATTTTAAGGGTGTTGATTTAtcaactatttataaaaaaaattatgaaaataagaaaaaaccaattaattattttgaatcatTAATCGAAcccatataatatataaaatcttaaaGATGTTTCATGATGTATTTGGGTACTGGGGGAAGTGTTTCACATCCTCTTCTATGTTTGTGTGTTGTGAAAAAACGATGCCCTAGCAAAACTATTTTTGAAGTCATGTAATGCAGAATAGTTGGATGTTTAGCCTAAGCGATCTTGAACATTCACataatctaccaaaattaaaacattaagTTACACTTTCTTAATCATCAAATGTTGGCAACTGGTGTAGTAATAATAAAGAATATCATCAATACATTATTTTCCCACTCTTCATTCATTGCTTGCTTAAGTGCAACATATACTAGCAGAGAAGTTGCAGTTTTTATAATATACATGGCTTGAAATCTTCCTGTGACTCAAATATAATGCTTTAGCTACCTAACTTTATTGTacttttattaaattatgttgTGGACCAAACATAATTGAAGTTAGTTTAAGAATAAATAGGGGTTACTTGTCTTACTAGGAGTCTAGGACTTTGTTTTTGACTAGTTGTTTGTACTGGATATTTTCTTGTACATGTTAGTGCGATTTGGGGCCAGAAGAAAGTGTGATATGATTGTTGTGATAGCGGGGTCCAAAACTTTTGGGAACCTCTCTGCATCATGGAATGAACTCCACAAGCTGCTAGTTTATgattcataataaattaatcTCCATGGACAGATTAATTACAATATTCTCACTTCATTAGAGCTGTAAATATATCCATCCAGTTAAAACCGAGTATTAAAAATCCAAGAGTGTTCTTTTCTCTGTATTTCTGTGAGCCGAACTAGAATCtattaacaaattaaattatatatttaagtttttttttttttttggttgaattagCTCAGGCTTATTTATTAGATATTTgatcaatttattatttttcttatgtaTAGAAAACATtacaacaattttgttttttttattcacaaatCTATGTTGATAATTAATGACTAAATTATAGTTCAAATTATACTTGTGAGTTTGCTCACATatcattatatttattatttgagttTAACTTATTTAATAGTTAAGCCTAAAATAGGACAATTTGGGTCATTTGCTAAATCGAGTCCAACTCGGTTTATTTGCAACCCAGCATTTCATTAGCAGCTTAATTTTATTGTGTTCTTGTTGAATTTTTCAACTAACTTGAGTTTGTTGTGTAGCGACGTATCAGGTAGAAAATCACTACCTTTTGAAATCCTCAAAAAGTTGTGTTACTTTTGAAATTTGTGGCAAATATTTTTTCTCCCATCgtaaattttcctttttgattcCCCAAAAGTGGATGGTAATAGCGAAGTGCATGTTGTTCGTATCTGAATATATGGCTGCACAACCAGTTCGGTTGTTGGCACTTTTGACTGACGATATTAAGTTAAATTTTCTAATCAGAGACCAATAATATAAAATCTAGAACTTATCAAGCTAGAGTGATATTCATATGTGTTGACAACACCTTTTTcttgctcatttttcttgtattaTGCATGAGTTTagacttaaaaaattttaaaaattgttacgAGAAACAAGAAGAGAATGGATTTGAACTATAATTCTTCT
This genomic interval carries:
- the LOC142618782 gene encoding uncharacterized protein LOC142618782, with protein sequence MSPPPPPQPPITNTHTTTTTTALPDLFLKALSICFLFSSSSSSSCSSSKPHLFKLPFLTFPSNPRRFLQISTMSLPSQTPKTNLHTFTNPQSLSEWLKPRLPSDSFASWGVKPGTKNVHNLWLELAEGETSLADSTPPIRTVQVLTVRIIDENNRVLIETHQELSDGSLRNRHRPLSEKMKPNEEPESAVHRAVREELGSILKGSVSESTVRIVPGSYRNRVEERNSASYPGLPACYVLHSMDALVEGLPDGEFCTEELGEEYGDLDETKAVADEAVSVKKHFWKWVSADSIES